A genome region from Clostridium pasteurianum includes the following:
- the rpsJ gene encoding 30S ribosomal protein S10, whose protein sequence is MAKQKIRIRLKAFDHTILDQSAEKIVETAKTTGAKVAGPVPLPTEKDVVTILRSPHKYKDSREQFEIRTHKRLIDIISPSPKTVDALMRLDLPAGVDIEIKL, encoded by the coding sequence TTGGCAAAGCAAAAAATAAGAATAAGATTAAAAGCATTTGATCATACAATATTAGATCAATCAGCTGAAAAAATCGTTGAAACTGCAAAAACAACAGGTGCTAAAGTAGCAGGTCCAGTACCTCTACCAACAGAGAAAGATGTGGTTACAATACTTAGATCACCACATAAGTATAAAGACTCTAGAGAGCAGTTTGAAATAAGAACTCATAAAAGACTTATCGATATAATAAGTCCATCACCAAAAACTGTTGATGCATTAATGAGATTAGACTTACCAGCTGGTGTTGATATTGAAATAAAACTTTAA